From Callospermophilus lateralis isolate mCalLat2 chromosome 5, mCalLat2.hap1, whole genome shotgun sequence, a single genomic window includes:
- the Slc25a46 gene encoding mitochondrial outer membrane protein SLC25A46, with protein sequence MHPRRPDGFDGLGYRGGGRDEQGFGGAFPARSFTSGSDLGHWVTTPPDIPGSRNLHWGEKSPPYGVPSASTPHEGPAEEPFPGGCSTSVQGQSTEQLNRFAGFGIGLASLFTENVLAHPCIVLRRQCQVNYHARHYHLTPFTIINIMYSFNKTQGPRALWKGMGSTFIVQGVTLGAEGIISEFTPLPREISHKWNPKQIGEHLLLKSLTYMVAMPFYSASLIETVQSEIIRDNTGILECVKEGIGRVIGLGVPHSKRLLPLLSLVFPTVLHGVLHYIISSIIQKFVLLILKRKTYNNHLAESTSPVQSMLDAYFPELIANFAASLCSDIILYPLETVLHRLHIQGTRTIIDNTDLGYEVLPINTQYEGMRDCINTIKQEEGMLGFYKGFGAVIIQYTLHAAVLQITKIIYSTLLQNSI encoded by the exons ATGCATCCGCGGCGCCCGGACGGATTCGATGGCCTGGGCTACCGGGGTGGTGGCCGGGACGAGCAGGGATTTGGTGGCGCTTTCCCTGCCAGGTCCTTCACCTCCGGGTCGGACCTAGGCCACTGGGTGACTACTCCCCCAGACATCCCCGGCAGCCGCAACCTGCACTGGGGAGAGAAAAGCCCGCCCTACGGCGTGCCCTCCGCCTCCACCCCGCACGAGGGCCCCGCGGAGGAACCCTTTCCCGGCGGCTGCAGTACCAGCGTGCAGGGGCAAAGCACTG aacaGTTGAATAGATTCGCTGGATTTGGTATTGGACTTGCAAG TCTCTTTACAGAAAATGTACTGGCCCATCCTTGCATTGTTCTACGCCGCCAATGTCAG GTTAATTACCATGCTCGGCATTATCATCTCACACCATTTACAATCATCAACATTATGTACAGCTTCAATAAAACTCAG GGACCAAGAGCCCTATGGAAAGGAATGGGAAGTACGTTTATTGTACAGGGAGTCACACTTGGAGCAGAAGGCATAATTAGTGAATTTACACCTTTGCCAAG ggagatttcacataaatggaatcCCAAACAAATAGGTGAACACCTTCTACTAAAATC CCTAACTTATATGGTGGCAATGCCTTTTTATTCAGCAAGTTTAATTGAAACTGTACAG aGTGAGATAATTCGAGATAATACTGGGATTTTGGAATGTGTAAAAGAAGGAATTGGAAGAGTGATAGGTTTGGGAGTGCCTCATAGCAAACGACTCCTTCCACTTCTTTCCCTGGTCTTCCCTACGGTGCTGCATGGAGTTCTTCATTACATCATCAGCTCGATCATTCAGAAGTTTGTCCTGCTAATTCTAAAGAGAAAGACTTACAATAACCACTTAGCTGAGAGCACTAGCCCTGTGCAGAGTATGTTGGATGCTTATTTTCCAGAACTTATTGCTAATTTTGCTGCCAGTCTTTGCTCTGACATTATACTTTACCCATTGGAAACAGTTTTACACCGCCTTCACATTCAAGGAACACGCACGATAATTGACAATACAGACCTTGGCTACGAAGTACTTCCAATTAATACACAGTATGAGGGAATGAGAGACTGTATCAATACCATAAAGCAGGAGGAAGGAATGCTTGGCTTTTATAAAGGGTTTGGTGCTGTTATAATACAGTACACACTGCATGCAGCTGTCTTACAGATTACCAAAATTATTTACTCAACACTTCTTCAAAACAGCATTTGA